The Anaeromyxobacter sp. Fw109-5 genomic interval GCGTCCTCGACGCCCACCGTGACCGTGCCACCCGCGCGGCCGTACTTGAGCGCGTTGGAGACGAGGTTGGCGAAGACCTCGCTGACGAGCGGGTTCGCGCGGACGGGCAGCTCGCCGAGCGAGGAGAGCGAGCTGCGCAGCCCGTCCTCCTGGAGCGTCTCCTGGAAGTCCGCGATCACGTCCTGCAGCACCCGTCGAAGATCGAGCGTGTCGAGCTCGAGCTGCTCCAGGGTCGAGATCTTCGCGTACTTCGCGGCGTGCTCGATCAGGTCCGTCAGCCGCGCGCAGCTCCGGCTCATCTTCTCGAGCAGCCGCGTGGCGGCCGGGCTCGCCTCGTTCTTCGCGAGGAGGTCGATGCCCATCCGGAGCGTGGCGGCGGGGCTGAGCAGATCGTGCCGCAGGATGTCGGCGAACAGGTCCTTCAGGCGGGTCGCCTCCTCGAGCTGCGTCGCGTAGCTCCGCAGCTCCTGCTCCGTACGCTTTCGCTGGGTGAGGTCGCGGATGATCCCCACGGCGGCGGTCGGCCTCCCCCGGGCGCCGAGCACGAGCGAGGTCGTCAGCCAGATGGGGAAGGACCGCCCGTCCTTGTGCCTCACCTCGACCTCCCCGGCCCAGCGTCCCGTCTGCTGGAGCGCGGGGAGGATGACGCGGCTCGCGAACTCCGGGTCGACGTTCATCGAGCTGACGTGCTTCCCCAGGAGCTCGTCCGGGGAGAACCCGTAGATCTCCTGCACGGCACGGTTCGAGTAGGCCACGTGGCCGTCGAGGTCCGCGATCTGCACGCCGTCAGGGGCCTCGTCGATCACGGACGCGAACAGGTGCAACCGGGCTCGCTCGCGGCCCAGGAGGAACACGACGAAGATCAGCGCGGCCACGAGGATCCGCATCCACACGTCGGACGGCGACGGCTGGAGCAGCTCCCGCACGAAGCCGCGGTCCCCGAGGAGGAGGCCGTCGGTCGCGGCGTCCACGACCCAGAACCCGACCAGCGCTGCGAGGGCGACGAGCGCGATCTTCCCGGCCCGCTTGCGCGGACGGTCGGAGAGCAACGCCGCCGTGGACAGGGGCATTGTCGCCTACGTTAACCCGGGGACGCACTCGCCGCGCACCCCCGTCCGCGTCCGCCCGATCCCCGGGCTGTCGGGTCGCCAGCTACACGGGCGGTGGGTCCACCGCGCGATCCCAGTTGCGATGGCCCGCCAGTCCGGCCAGCAACGCCTTCGTACCGGCGCCGAGCTGGCCCGCCGGCACGACGATCAGCGCCGGATCCTCTCCCTCGAACGGCAGACCCGCCTTCGCGAGGAGCCGCTGGCCCGCGCCGATCGCGAGGAGGGTCTTGCAGTGGCGATACTGGTCCTTCACGAACTCGACCGCGTGGCCCAGGGCGGAGAGCGCCGCGGCGCAGGCCTCGCCGTCCGGTACCACCACCGCGTCGAACAGGCAGGAGGGCATCGTCTCGAGCGTCGCGTCGGGGTCGAGCGCGTCGCCGGTCGAGCTCTCCACCGGGCCGAGCCGGGCTGCCACGAGCCGCGGCACCGCGCCGGCCTCGGTCAGGGCGCGGTGCACGGCGAGCGCACCCTCGCCGTCGACGCCCGCGGCCACCAGGATGGCGATCTTCCTTCCTCCCACGTCACCCCGGCCAGGTCGCGCGGTGAGGGAGAGCGCCGGCGATCTCGTCACCTCGGGCTTCGCGGCCCTCACCAGCACCGGCAAGGGCTCCGGCACCTCGATGCCGAGGCCGTCCGCGACCGCTCGAGCGAGCTCGTCGCTCACGTTCGCGAGCTGCGCGACCACCCGCTGCCGCACCGCCGGCGTCTGCACCTTCGTGAGCTCGAACCGGAAGGCTCGCACGATGTGCGCCTGCTCCACCTCGGACTGGCTCTCCCAGAACAGCGTGGCCTGCGTGTAGTGGTCGGCGAACTTCTCGGGCTTGCCGCGCACCTTGTCCTCGGGCGTGGGGTCCGGAAACGAGGTGAAGCCCGCCGCCGCGCCCTGCTGGAACGGGCAGCCGCCGGCGAGCGAGTTGGGCTCGTAGGCCACGCGCCCGCGGTGAATCGCCTGCCGGTGCATCCCGTCGCGCTGGACGTTGTGCACCTGCGCCACCGGCGCGTTGATGGGGATCTCGTGGAAGTTCGGCCCCCCCAGGCGGGAGATCTGCGTGTCGGCGTAGGAGTGGATGCGGCCCGCGAGCAGGGGATCGTTCGAGAAGTCGATCCCCGGGACCACGTGCGCCGCGCAGAAGGCGACCTGCTCCGTCTCGGCGAAGAAGTTGTCGGGGTTGCGGTCGAGGACGAGCCGCCCCACCGTGCGCACCGGCACGAGCTCCTCCGGGACGATCTTCGTCGGGT includes:
- a CDS encoding PAS domain-containing sensor histidine kinase — protein: MPLSTAALLSDRPRKRAGKIALVALAALVGFWVVDAATDGLLLGDRGFVRELLQPSPSDVWMRILVAALIFVVFLLGRERARLHLFASVIDEAPDGVQIADLDGHVAYSNRAVQEIYGFSPDELLGKHVSSMNVDPEFASRVILPALQQTGRWAGEVEVRHKDGRSFPIWLTTSLVLGARGRPTAAVGIIRDLTQRKRTEQELRSYATQLEEATRLKDLFADILRHDLLSPAATLRMGIDLLAKNEASPAATRLLEKMSRSCARLTDLIEHAAKYAKISTLEQLELDTLDLRRVLQDVIADFQETLQEDGLRSSLSSLGELPVRANPLVSEVFANLVSNALKYGRAGGTVTVGVEDAGEHWVVAVTDCGEGIRDEDKQRIFTRFERLEREGVKGTGLGLAIAKHIVELHRGKIWVEDNPGGGCVFRVALPKADRATS